Genomic segment of Terriglobales bacterium:
GCGATAGTGGTAGAGCACGTCAATGAGTAACAGTGCCGAGCGCTCGGACTGAAGCAGTTGCTGCTTGCAATAGGTGGATGCAGTCAGGAAGTAGGTTGACTCGCTGGTATGACCGCGGAGGGGAATGATCATAGCACGATTCTTAGCACAATTTTGACGCTCGCGACATGAGACCCCAAATCCCTAAGCCTCCATTATTCATCAGCAGGTTCCGATTTGGGTGGAGCTGAGCCTCAGCCGGGCCTTCCGCCTTGTGGAACATTTTTGTGTATCAGGCAAAAGCAACTCAGGGGCTGAAGCCCTCATCCTTGTGGCTCTTCCAATGCAGGCCTGAAGGCCTGCTCCACCAAATACAGAACATCCTGTGATGCACGTCAGTCCGCGATCACTCCGGGACTACGCGCTTTCCTCTAAGCACGAACCGCGACTATCGCGGGATTGTCACAAAATCTCCTCCATTCTTATGGATTGTTTCTCCCCTGCATCTTCCAATTTCTGAATAACTGAGCGCGGCTGGGCCGAGCATCACAGGTCAGTCGAACCTCGTCACCGTATCCTGCGCAATTGTCCCATTAACTCTTTGGTTACCAAACTGCGAATGTCAGGGATGACCTTGTAAGCCGACGGGATCACTTCGTGAGCTTGTAATGAGATTGTCCTTCCAAGCGAAACCTTTCCTCGAGCCGCCGCTGGAGACCTCTCCAGCGCATGACGCATATCGGAGAGTCAAGAAATGATGAAGTCAAATTCTAAGCACACCCGAAGCATGCTATTGGCTTTGCTGCTGAGCTTGGCGCTGTTTGCCCTCGAGGCAATGGCCCAGGTCGATACGGGTACGATCGCCGGCACGGTGAGCGACGCCTCTGGCGCAGTCATTCCCAATGCCACTGTAACTGCCAGAAATGTTGCTACCAGTGCCGAGCGGACGGCGCAGACCAACACCCAGGGCGGGTACAACATCCCGGCGCTGCAGCCCGGCCAGTACGAGGTAACGGTCAAGGCGCCGAACTTCGCCCAGTACAACGCGCGCACTACGGTGACGGTGGGACAGCACGTCACCCTCGACGCCACCCTGGGTGTTTCGCATGCGGAAACTGTAGTAGAGGTGATCGGCGAGGGCGGCACGCAGGTCAACACCCAGACCCAAGAACTGTCGCAGATCATCACGCCGCAGCAGGTGGCGCAACTGCCCAGCCTGACGCGCAATCCCTACGACTTTGTGGCTGTATCGGGCAATGTGAGCGGCGGTGACCGCACCGCTTCCGGCGGCGATCAGAACACGACTGGCCGCGGCGTCGGCTATGCCATTAATGGTCAGCGCACTTCCGGCACCGAGATTCTGCTCGATGGCGTGGAGAACATCGATCTGTTCACCGCCACTGTCGGACAGCAGATTCCGGTTGACTCCGTGCAGGAATTCCGCGTCATCACCAGCAACTTCGATGCGCAGTATGGGCGCGCGTCGGGTGGCGTGGTTAACGTCAGCACGAAATCAGGCACCAACAACTTCCACGGGTCGGCATGGGAGTTCAACCGCCTCGCCGCCTACACGGCGAATACGTACGACAACTCGTCCAAGGACCTTCCCAAGGGCCAGTACACGCGCAACCAGTTCGGTTACGACATCGGCGGACCGATCATCAAGAACAAGCTGTTCATCTTCCAGAGCACGGAGTGGACGCGGGTGCGCAGCAACGCCAGCCTGAGCTCATATGTCCCCACGCCGGAGTTGCTGGCGGCGCTGCCGCCTAACGTGCAGAACTTCTTTAGCACGTACGGCGCGAACACCTTCAACTTCGCCAGCACGCTCAACGCGGGACAGGTGGCGAGCGCCGTAGGCTCGACCGGCGCCTTCTCCGCGCTTCCGTCTTCCCTGCCGGCGCTGGGCCTGGTGAACTTCAGCGCACCGGCGGATGCGGGCGGCGGCGTTCCCACCAACACCTACCGCATCATTGGGCGCATCGATTTCAACCTGAGCGACAAGACTCAGATGTTCTTCCGCTACGCTCTGGAGAACATCGACAACTTCATCGGCGCGGACTTCGCCACTCCCTATCCGCAATACGACGTTGGCGACTCCTCCTACAACCAGAGCGGACTGTTCTCGATCAGTCACACGTTCAGCAACTCGTTGCTGGCAAATGTCAAGCTGAGCGCCAGCCGCGTGAACTTCGTGAACACCTACGACAAAGCGCAGCAGAATGTGCCGGAATTGCTGATCACCAGCGGGGCCAGCGTCAATGGAACGCCGGTACAGCTGCCAGGTTTGTTCGCGCAGTTCGCAGGAGCCGGCGGATTGCCCTTTGGCGGCCCGCAGAATGTTTTCCAGGTGGCGCCTACAGTCTCCTGGACCAAAGGAAGACACAACCTCATGTTTGGCGGTCTCTATGACTACCAGCAGATGAATCGTGCATTCGGAGCGTACGCCCAGGGCGTGGAGGAGCTCGGGTTGAGCAACGCGCAGGGCTTCGACAATCTGGCGCTGGGCAATCTGGCGCTGTTCCAGGCGGCGGTTTTCCCGGAAAACAAATTCCCCTGCGTGCGCGATCCCAACACCAACCAGCTGATCGCAACCCCGGATTGCACACTCACCTTGCCCACCACGTCGCCGAGTTTTTCGCGCTCCTATCGCTACAACGACTGGGCGATCTTCGCCCAGGATAGCTTCCGCATGACTCCGCGACTCACTCTCAATTACGGCCTGCGCTACGAGCATTACGGAGTGCAGCACAACGTGGATCCCAATCTTGATTCCAACTTCTACTATGGCTCGGGCAGCGACGTATATGAGCAGGTCCGCAACGGCTCGGTGCAGACCGTGCCCAACAGTGGTGTAGGCGGATTGTGGAACCCACGCTGGGGTACGGTGGCGCCGCGCGTTGGCTTTGCCATGGACCTGTTTGGCGACGGCAAGACCAGTCTCCGTGGCGGATTCGGCATCAGCTACGAGCGTAACTTCGGCAACGTGACCTTCAACGTGATCCAGAACCCGCCGAACTACGCCAGCGTGCAACTAACGCCAGGCAACCTGGGTGCTCCCATTCCGGTGACCAATGACAACCTTGGCCCATTTGCCGGGTCCACCGGTTCGGTCCCGCTTTCTCCCTCCAGTCTGCGGCACGTGAACCAGGACATCCAGGTGGCACAGACGCAGTTCTGGAGCCTGGCCGTGGAACGGGAACTGGCGCCCCAGACCGTGTTCGCGGTGGAGTACTCCGGCGCACACGGCGTTCACTTGTACGATATCGCGGCATTCAACCAACTCTGCGGTGGGCAGGTTTATCTCGGAGACTCGTTTGCCAATGGCATCTGCACGCGTCCCAACCAGCAGTATTCGGGAATCAACACCCGTGGCAGCCTTGGTGGGTCGCGGTACAACGCTCTGAACCTGCGCTTCCAGAGCACTAACCTGCATCACACGGGGTTGAGCCTGGTGGCGAACTACACCTGGTCGCACTCGCTCGACGATCTGAGCTCAACCTTCTCAGACAGCACCGGCGGCGCATCGAACGGTATCGGCAACCTCGGATATCTCGATCCGCGCAACCCCGGACTCGACTGGGGCAGCTCGGATTTCGACATCCGGCACCGTGTCTCGATCACGCCGATCTGGGAGACGCCGTGGTACAGGACGGGAAAGGGCTGGAAGCGCCAATTGCTGGGCGGCTACACCCTAGTGCCGGTGTTCTCGGCACGCTCGGGCACGCCGTTCTCCATTTATGACACCATCAACTCAATAAACGCCGGATCCGGCTTCGGCATTCCACGCTACACGCCAAACGGCGCGATCACCAGCTATTCCGTGAGTTCTTCACCCACGGCAACCGCGCCCAATCTTTTCACAGCTCTTACGCTGCCAAGTGGCGACCAGGCTCCTTTCGATCCGGTGCTGGGTGTCTCAGACTTCGGGCCGTTCCCGATCACTATGAGCCGCAGAAATGCTTTCCGCGGCCCGGGCGCATGGACGTTCGACCTTGCCGCAAGCAAGTCGTTTGCGCTCACCGAGCGCGTGAAGCTGGAGTTCCGGGCTGAGGGATTTGACATCCTCAACCACCACAACTTCTATGTCAACGCTTTGAACCTCGACGTGTTTAACTACGGCACCAACGCCATCACAGTGCCTGAACTGAAAGGCGGCCTCGGTGTAAACGCCATTGGCGGCAATCACGACGAGCGCCGCTTCGGTCAGTTCGCGCTGCGTGTGACCTTCTAGTTCTTGCAGCCTTGGCTGCTTTTCGGGGATGGCTTCGGCCATCCCCTTCTTTGTTTCGGCCCTGCAAAGCCCCCTCGCACTGTCATCCCGACCAGGCGATTGAATCGCGTCAGCGATCCAATCGCGCTTGGAGCGACCTGCTTTTGAGTGGAAATAACAGAAACGTGGGAACGGACGTCCCCCCTTCAGGTCGAGGCCGAGCCTCGATCACTTCCCACTTCATCCGACCCTGTTTCTGAAGCCTGCGGTTCCTGTATCATCGTCACGCAACTGGAAAACATCCATGCGCGACTACAAGAGTTTCGAAAAGATATTGCTGGATTCGCTCGACCTGAAGCGGCCGCCGGTAGCGATTGCATTCCTGGAGACCCCTGCGCCGGGAGTCCAGAAGTTCGAAGGCTCCGAGCCTTCCAGTTGCAGTTACTGGCGCCTGGCGGCCGAGGGCAAGACGTTTTACACCGTGCCCTCCGATCATTACAACTGCGCCGTCGGCAGTCACACCCACAACATCCCGCTTCCCGCGGAACGCCAACAGGAACTGTCCGACACCATCGGATTCATGACCGGGATTGGGTACATCCGGATGGAGGAAGTCGGCAAGATTCCCCAACTGAAATTCCAGCCGCGAGTAATCAACTACGCTCCCCTGGGTGACACACCAGTGGCTCCCGACGTGGTGATCTGCAGCGGCACGCCGGGCAAGCTGATGCTCGCCTACGAAGCCGCAATCCGCGCCGGCATCGCTGCTGCGACACCCACGCTCGGCCGCCCTACCTGCATGGCCATTCCCGCGGCGATGGCCAGCGGAACCGTAGCCAGCACAGGATGTATCGGCAATCGCGTTTATACCACCCTGGCCGACGATGAACTTTATCTGGCGCTACCTGGACGCGATCTTCTTCAGTTCATCCACGCTCTCGAAGCCATTGTGGCCGCAAATGCCGAATTGCAGCAGTACCATGCCGCCCGCCGGAAAGCCCTGGCTACTGAATAAAGCCTGGTCACAGCCATCCGCCGCTTCTGAGCCAAATCTCGTCCCCGGGGACTACTCCGCGAAAATTAGGGATGAAGCGTCTGCATTTCGGGTTACAATGCGCCCCTCCCGTTTCTCGCTTGGTGTGGTGAAGATCGCGCCACCCTTGTCTGAACGGCTGACTTCTTCCGAAGAGGCCGCAGATGCTGGGACTGGAGCGCAAGTCTGCCCCGATTGCTGCCGCTCTGCTAATCGCCTTTGTAGCAGTTCCGCGCCAGTTGTCTCCTCTGTCGCAATTTGCTCTGGCCCAAGAAAAAGAGACGCGTGAGGTCGCCGCTCTTCCCCCTCCGCCTCCTGCCGAAAGCCAGTTGCTCGGTGTGACCTCCAGTAAGTTCGACGAGCTTCGATTGCAGGCGCTCTCCGGCCGTGTCGAGGCGCAGTATCTGCTGGGGCTTGCTTATGACCGCGGCCGATTGGTCGCGCGCAATCTGGCCGAGGCGGTGCGGTGGTACCGGGCCGCGGCCGAGCAGGGATTCGCGAGTGCGCAGACCGCGCTCGGATACCTCTATCACCACGGGTTAGGCGTAGAGCGCAACGATGTTGAATCGGTCCGCTGGCTGCGGCAAGCGGCAGAACGGGGCGATCCTGCCGCGCAAAACAACCTCGGCTTTATGTATGCCGAGGGTCTGGGCATTGCCCGCGACGATAACGCAGGACTCTCCTGGTACCGGGCAGCAGGGGAGCAGGGCTATGCACCCGCGCTGACGAATCTCGGCCACATGTATGAGCACGGCAACGGAGTGAGTGTCGATTACAGCGCGGCACTTCATTGGTACCGGCTCGCCGCGGAAAAGGGAGATGCTTCCGGGCAGAACAATCTGGCCCACCTCTATTCCGAGGGACACGGCATTGCACGCGACTATGGCGAAGCCGCGCGCTGGTACCGCGCGGCGGCTGAGCAGGACCTGCCGGCGGCGCAGTTCAACCTGGCTTATCTCTACGAACTGGGAAAAGGTGTTTCAAAAGATTTTGTTCAGGCATTCACCTGGTATCAGAAGTCGGCGGAACAGGGCTTCGAGATGGCCCAGAACAATCTGGGAACCTGCTACTTCTCGGGAAAAGGCGTGGAGCGCGATGATGCGCTGGCGGCAAAGTGGTATCGCGCAGCCGCCGATCGCGGGCTCGCGGCAGGCCAGGCGAACCTTGCCTTCCTATACCTCATGGGTGCAGGAGTAACGCGCAGCGAACGAGAGGCAGAGAAATGGTTCCTGCAATCAGCCGAGCAGGGCAATGTCG
This window contains:
- a CDS encoding carboxypeptidase regulatory-like domain-containing protein, with the translated sequence MMKSNSKHTRSMLLALLLSLALFALEAMAQVDTGTIAGTVSDASGAVIPNATVTARNVATSAERTAQTNTQGGYNIPALQPGQYEVTVKAPNFAQYNARTTVTVGQHVTLDATLGVSHAETVVEVIGEGGTQVNTQTQELSQIITPQQVAQLPSLTRNPYDFVAVSGNVSGGDRTASGGDQNTTGRGVGYAINGQRTSGTEILLDGVENIDLFTATVGQQIPVDSVQEFRVITSNFDAQYGRASGGVVNVSTKSGTNNFHGSAWEFNRLAAYTANTYDNSSKDLPKGQYTRNQFGYDIGGPIIKNKLFIFQSTEWTRVRSNASLSSYVPTPELLAALPPNVQNFFSTYGANTFNFASTLNAGQVASAVGSTGAFSALPSSLPALGLVNFSAPADAGGGVPTNTYRIIGRIDFNLSDKTQMFFRYALENIDNFIGADFATPYPQYDVGDSSYNQSGLFSISHTFSNSLLANVKLSASRVNFVNTYDKAQQNVPELLITSGASVNGTPVQLPGLFAQFAGAGGLPFGGPQNVFQVAPTVSWTKGRHNLMFGGLYDYQQMNRAFGAYAQGVEELGLSNAQGFDNLALGNLALFQAAVFPENKFPCVRDPNTNQLIATPDCTLTLPTTSPSFSRSYRYNDWAIFAQDSFRMTPRLTLNYGLRYEHYGVQHNVDPNLDSNFYYGSGSDVYEQVRNGSVQTVPNSGVGGLWNPRWGTVAPRVGFAMDLFGDGKTSLRGGFGISYERNFGNVTFNVIQNPPNYASVQLTPGNLGAPIPVTNDNLGPFAGSTGSVPLSPSSLRHVNQDIQVAQTQFWSLAVERELAPQTVFAVEYSGAHGVHLYDIAAFNQLCGGQVYLGDSFANGICTRPNQQYSGINTRGSLGGSRYNALNLRFQSTNLHHTGLSLVANYTWSHSLDDLSSTFSDSTGGASNGIGNLGYLDPRNPGLDWGSSDFDIRHRVSITPIWETPWYRTGKGWKRQLLGGYTLVPVFSARSGTPFSIYDTINSINAGSGFGIPRYTPNGAITSYSVSSSPTATAPNLFTALTLPSGDQAPFDPVLGVSDFGPFPITMSRRNAFRGPGAWTFDLAASKSFALTERVKLEFRAEGFDILNHHNFYVNALNLDVFNYGTNAITVPELKGGLGVNAIGGNHDERRFGQFALRVTF
- a CDS encoding DUF169 domain-containing protein, with amino-acid sequence MRDYKSFEKILLDSLDLKRPPVAIAFLETPAPGVQKFEGSEPSSCSYWRLAAEGKTFYTVPSDHYNCAVGSHTHNIPLPAERQQELSDTIGFMTGIGYIRMEEVGKIPQLKFQPRVINYAPLGDTPVAPDVVICSGTPGKLMLAYEAAIRAGIAAATPTLGRPTCMAIPAAMASGTVASTGCIGNRVYTTLADDELYLALPGRDLLQFIHALEAIVAANAELQQYHAARRKALATE
- a CDS encoding SEL1-like repeat protein: MLGLERKSAPIAAALLIAFVAVPRQLSPLSQFALAQEKETREVAALPPPPPAESQLLGVTSSKFDELRLQALSGRVEAQYLLGLAYDRGRLVARNLAEAVRWYRAAAEQGFASAQTALGYLYHHGLGVERNDVESVRWLRQAAERGDPAAQNNLGFMYAEGLGIARDDNAGLSWYRAAGEQGYAPALTNLGHMYEHGNGVSVDYSAALHWYRLAAEKGDASGQNNLAHLYSEGHGIARDYGEAARWYRAAAEQDLPAAQFNLAYLYELGKGVSKDFVQAFTWYQKSAEQGFEMAQNNLGTCYFSGKGVERDDALAAKWYRAAADRGLAAGQANLAFLYLMGAGVTRSEREAEKWFLQSAEQGNVAAQANLGQLYRAGRGVGLDYVQSYMWYSLAAAAGNQDSERSRKELQQIMTPHQVEEAQRRITTWLTEHPTRH